One Dictyostelium discoideum AX4 chromosome 3 chromosome, whole genome shotgun sequence genomic region harbors:
- a CDS encoding hypothetical protein (Similar to Aquifex aeolicus. methionyl-tRNA synthetase beta subunit) encodes MIYGDTREFRNIHFHLNNIRIVGAIFGQDGFIHKKIPLATKVISIICSILFALSLVAPSMFGSYKTCLSIESLTNSFLDNLYRIILSNFAHLSIYHIVYNMITFLDLAKLERLTFGTLKYFYLLFLFGIITNLICLFIYFIGRNNVCHLGFSGVLFALIYIESNSSGRDVFLFNAVKIPSKLYPWAMLILAHVFVPRSSFIGHFSGIVVGILFIKGYLDIFILSNQKLSEIESSQLMNIFTTKNSYFPIIKFGGSRRSYNTDRKSLDGLFFELKNLFNPQQQQQRQQQRQQQQPQSPQPQQPQQPQQQPQQQPQQQPQQHQRDNFRNDNNDNSNNYDEYDFSK; translated from the exons atgATTTATGGTGATACAAGAGAATTTAGAAATATTCATttccatttaaataatatcagGATAGTAGGAGCAATATTTGGTCAAGATGGTTTTATTCATAAAAAAATCCCACTCGCAACCAAAGTGATTTCTATAATttgttcaattttatttgcaCTTAGTTTAGTAGCACCTTCAATGTTTGGTTCTTATAAAACCtgtttatcaattgaaagtctaacaaattcatttttagataatc tttatagaattatattatcaaattttgcACATTTATCAATTTATCATATTGTTTATAATATGATAACATTTTTAGATCTTGCAAAATTAGAAAGACTTACATTTGGaacattaaaatatttttatttattgtttttatttggaattattacaaatttaatatgtttatttatttatttcattggTAGAAATAATGTTTGTCATTTAGGTTTCTCTGGTGTACTATTTGCATTGATTTATATTGAATCAAATTCCTCAGGAAGAgatgtatttttatttaatgcaGTTAAAATTCCATCAAAATTATACCCATGGGCAATGTTAATTTTAGCCCATGTTTTTGTACCAAGAAGTTCATTCATTGGTCATTTCAGTggtattgttgttggtattttatttattaaaggTTATTTAGATATCTTTATCttatcaaatcaaaaattatcaGAAATTGAATCATCTCAACTTATGAATATATTTACAACTAAAAATAGTTATTTcccaataattaaatttggtggtTCTCGTAGATCCTATAATACTGATAGAAAAAGTTTAGatggtttattttttgaattaaaaaatttatttaacccacaacaacaacaacaaagacaacaacaaagacaacaacaacaaccacaatcaccacaaccacaacaaccacaacaaccacaacaacaaccacaacaacaaccacaacaacaaccacaacaacatcaaagaGATAATTTTAGAAacgataataatgataatagtaataattatgatGAATATGATTTCTCAAAATAa